CAATAGCGGTGTAATTTCTTATATCAATCATACTATTCCCTAAAAACGGAATTAGCGGAGCAGTTGCACGGGAATCACCCAAATTGCCCAATGCTATAATTGCCTGTATTCTAACCTCCGTAACTTTATCTTGCAGTAAAGTAAGGAGCGGCACTACTGCCCGTACATCGCCCAACTTGCCCAAGTATTTGACAGCATTATATCGCACATCAATAAATACATCATTTAAAACCGAAATTAAAGGTTCTACGGCGCGTTTATCCTCCAGTTTACCGAGCATCTCAACTGCTTTCTGCCTTACTTTTCTCGTTTTGCCGACTATTAAATGATAGCAAAGTGTGGGCAATGTTAAGTTAGCAGACTTCATGTACCTGCCTTGACCGATGGCGTTACCATCGAATATCATGTTAAAATTCAAGTTTCTCCTTTTTTGAATAACCCATTCCTTAAGCTCCCTCGCAAATTCATGGGTAACAGGCAACTTTAGATATCTCATGTGATACCCATTCCGCAATTGTTTTAACTCGACCATAAGGGGATGCCATATGCTATATCCGGGTATTTCATCAGCATTTCCTTTCATAAACGCCATCAGCATTAACCGGTATGGCAGATACGCTATTTCAGCTTGTATCAATTTTAAATCTTCGGCGGTAAACGTTAGTTTCAACGCTGCCTCCGGTAATTCTATGGCAGGACAAACGTATTCCAGCAACTCACCAAACACGGTGAAACGGAGTTGAATAGCAATATGGTTTTTACCGATGGGCAGATCTACTCTATCAGTCCCAATATAGGTCGAGGGGATGACAGTTGTGAGAAGTGTGGGCATGGGCTAAGATATGACGGGTGACGAAATTGCTTAGTGCCAAAAAAAAACCTTATTGCATCAGTTGGTGATTACTTTTGCAGCAAGTTTGTATATTCTTCAAATTCTTTATCGAATTTTAACGCGGCATCTATTTCTGTCATTAAACTTTCTAACTCGGTAGCCCCCAGTTTTTGGGCAGTTTCAATTGCTTTTAGCAATAAACCTCCTCTAAATGCTTTAAAAAGCGCTGGATATATCACATCCCGGCGATTATTTTTGAATACATCCAGAGTAAGTGAAAGATAAACTTTGACAGACGGAAGCAGGACAGGCGAATGATAGCGACGGGTGATGGCGGCATTGAGCGAACCAAATAATACAAACAATTCGCTGTCGTCAAGGATTTTTACGTCCACCTCCTCTTTTTTATCCAACACCTCGTCGGGATTGGGAAGGCGCATTTTTTCCAAAAACTCCATCAAAGGGAGTGCGACAGAAGCACCTAAGCAGCCGCTCATCAGTTCGTAAAAAACGCGCTTGCCTTGGCTTCCTTTTTTTGGGGCAACATCCAACAAATCGCAGGAAGCCATCAATGAAATGGCATAGTCCCATGTTCGCGGACTGGCAAAAGCATGTTTATCTGTTTCAGGACTGGTGCGCAGCATGTCGGGTGCTGTTTTCAGAAAAGCCAAAGTACGCAGTTTCCAATAAGGCAGAACGGCAGCATGTTTTTCAAGGTCTATGACAGGCAAAACAGCCTGTGCATAATCGCTTTCGAGGGCATCTAAAAATGCAGCCAATGGCAAATCCCAATATAGGTGGATAAAGCGGTTGCGCAAAGGGGGCGATAAATCCCAACCACCGGTCATTAAATCCGGCGGATTGGCGGCAGCCACTATCCGCACGTTGGGGGGAAGCTCATGAAACCCTACCCTTCGCTCTAAAACTACTCTGAGCAGTGCAGCTTGTACGGCAGGAGGGGCAGTGGTCAACTCATCTAAAAACAAAATACCCTCGCCCAACTCACCAAACTCCCTAACCCATTCAGGAACGGCATAATGCACCTTCCCATCTTTGAACACCGGCAAACCGGAAAAATCGGTAGGGTCGTGAATAGATGCAATCAAGGTAAGAACGGGGAAACCCGGTTTTGCCAACCCATCAAGAAAACTGGATTTACCCACTCCGGGAGGCCCCCAAATTAAAACGGGAATGCCCAGATACCCTTTGGGGGAAGGGGTTTGCAGCGCAATCAATAGTGCCTCGGCACCTTCGGGATAGTGCATGGTAGTTATGTTTTTTAGGGGTGGGTGTAATATCGCTATTTGAAATGGACAACTTTAAAACGAATTGGGTTCTGTTTTTATTGAATGATTTTTTGGGGTTGAGAGAAAATAGGGCGATTAGTCAACTCGAGGGGATTTTCTGTCCGATTTATCCGAAATCAGTTCTAATGGAACTGTTTCTATTGGCAATAATTTTCCTTGAATAATATATTGCAATGGTTCTACTATTTCAACAATACTCAATAAGCGGTAATTATCAGAGTAATCTAAGTATATGCGGTATAGTATGTACTGTTCTTTGTTTTTCACCATAAATTCCCACTCCGATAAAGTGATGTAAATAATGTCTTTATTCTCATCAGAAGTGGTTTTAATTTCGATGAATTGTATTGCCTCAGTGATTGGCGAAGTGTAATCAAAGAGTGTTAGTTTTAAATCGTATGGGAAAGTGCTTTCATTCACACTATTGTTCCAAATTAAGAGCGCTAATGGTCTGCTTTCATTGTCTCTGAGTTGAAATTCGGCATCATTTTCAACTATGGAGGCGTTAGGGAACTGTAGTTTTAGATTTTCGGCAAGATATTTAAATGCTTGTTGTTCTCCCAGATATCCGACTTCATTTCTTACATCAATACCCATATTGCGAAGCCAACGAACAATGCTCCCTTCATCGGAAGTTAAAAAAATTTGAAATTCTGTTTCAATGTCTTCTGTTTCAAGTAATAGGCATAGTTGTCTGGTTATAGTATATATATTTTCGATTTGCCGCCAATGTTCCAAGTAATAAAATCGGTTGTTCTTTGCTTCAAAAAAACAATTCAACGTATTCTGATAAATCTCAGGATGGTTTGGGTAAGTTATTTGCAATGTATCAGCGGTAAAAAACTCCGTACCATTTAACTTTTTTAACAAGTGGACTTCAATGTCTTTCAACTCACCGCCTCTCTTAAATTGGATATACTTCTTTAGTAGGTAAAGGCGACTTCTGATAAGTGATTTTAATTCATTGTTTAGGGTTTCGTTTGTTGAATGAAAGCTCAAAGATGCAGTTGAAATCTCGGTTATTCCAAGTAAATTAAATACCCGACTTAAATGGTCTGACGACAACCTGCTTTCTTTCAAAAACAACTGTCTGTTGTTTGGTAAAGGGGAATTCGGAAGGTTGAGATAATAAAGACTATCTTTTTCTTGAAAAGTGTTATTATCAGCCAATAACAGCCCGTTCCATTGGTTTGCAGCAAGTTTAGCCTCTTCACTATTGGCAAAATGATCATTTACATACTCATAAATTTGTTCAATTTGAATGATAAGTGCTGCATCAACCTTATCCTGCTTTGAGCAATGATCTAACAAAGTTAAACACTCTTCAAAAGTCAACATTGTTCGAATTCCTAAAAACTGAGACTGTTCTGTGCTGATATTTTCTAAATCAATCACATTAAAATCTGAAGCATTGCTCAATACCTTTGCTAATTTCGGCGAAAACAATTCTTTAGATGTTAGACAGGTATTGTTAACTCCGGGCAAACACTTCTGAGTCCTTGCAAAATATTGGATATAGCCGGGCACTTCATCTCCCACATTTCTGCTTTTGTTTAAATTGTGAAAGTATAGAGTCCTGCCTCTCCTCAATACTTCTTTCCACAATCTATCAAAAAACAATTGCCAAAACAATTTTGTAAAGACATAATTATTGGCGGTATAGTTAAGCAAAGTAACGGTAAACAGATTTCGGATTTGATGTTGACCCTGTTGATTTGCAGTTTGTACAGCTTCTCTGTTATAAAAGGGCCTGTTATCTAAATATTGAAAGTATGCTTCTAATTCGGGAAAATTAGAGATAAGTTGTTGCCGTTCACATTTTTCTGCTGTATTTACTTGTGAAGGGATATTCTCTAATTTCATTTCTTGTTCTACTCCTATCTGCAGCCAAAAGCGTTTCCAATCTTCCACCCGATCGCCCTCTTTTATATATTCAGCACTAACAAAATTGAAATCCCGGTTATCATTCCCTAAGAGATTCTGAAGGCTTAACACTGGTTGATATTTGTCAGAAAGATAGCATTTAATGGCAGGTGCTAAATCGTTGCTCGTTGTTACAACAGGTAATTGACGAAGTTGGAGTTTATCGCGATCATCTAAACCTGACCTGACCGAAAAAAAGTAACGTCCAAAAGTGATTGCTTTATCTCGGTCAATATTTTCAGGATATTCCAGTTCGTCATCTATTATTTTTTTTGCCATCCCTCTCTTTGAGGGATATTGAACACCTAACGATAATGAAACCCATTCTTTTAATTGAGGGGTATTTTCCAAATGCACGTTAATATCCGGATGCAAAAAATGGAGGTTAAACGTTATGCCGTTCGGCAATAAATCTTGATTTGCAGGAAAAAAAACATCATTGGGCTGTCGTAAGATAAGGTTAGTGTCAAGCAAAAAAGGGGTTTGTCTGAGGTAACCGGCAAAATCATGATCCTCGTGTTTCGTTTTAAACAAAAAATCTATCAATCTGATATTGTTCTCAAGCGTATTAGCAATGTGTTTGTGTTCTCGTAAGAGTGCAATTATATCACTGTCTTTGAATCCTTTTGCCCCTATCTCTTCCAAAAGTTTAATGTTCCATATTTGAGAAACTGCAATTCCGGCATTTTCTACTTTCATTTCTTTATCCTTTGCTGCATGTTTAGTTGTTTTAAACTCCTTGTTAAATCCGGTATAATCTACAAGGGTGTCCTCAACTAAAAGCAAGGTTTCATTTTCTTCTTGTGGGATAAATTGTACACTTTTCAATACATTTGATAATGAATTGTTGTATGGAGCTCTATAGCCATAGTGGTCTGTTTCAATTTCAAATGCCTTTCTGTATATTTTAAGAAATTGATGCTTAAACGCGAAATCAGAACCTGCAATTGATTTTAACCAATGAAGTTTACAAGAGGCAAGTTGTGCAAAAATAAAAGCATTCCAAACCAGATTTGTCAAAAGGGCATCCCGACCTGTATTTAATAAAAACTCGGCATTTACGGTAAAGGGAAATGGCAGTTTTGCTTTTGTTGGCAAATATGCATAAAGTAATCTAGTAACGTAAATTTCATGCTCTTTCAGATTGTCTTCGTTTTCCATTTCAGCAGCTAAGGAAATGGTAATTTCTTTCGCTTTCTTGAGCTTAGGGGGGCAGATTGAATCTTCAATTTTTTGGATGCTATTTGAAACCTCTATAGGTACTTTAACAGTAAAGTTCTCCAGTAAAAAATACTCGTTTCGTTCATTCCAATTGACAATTTTAGTTTTAATGGACATCTTAACGATTTTGCCATTTAGGTTGCGTTCAACAACTCGCTCGTTTCTTCCATCTACTCGATTGAATACTGAAAATGATTTAATATGCCGTAAAAACAACAAAGATCTCTCCCGCAATACCTCGTTATTGATTTTTTGTAGACTCCCTACCAAGTTGGTTTTTAATATAATACTCGTTTTATTACCTGCAAGATAAGGAAGTACTTCTTCAGGCAGTTCTTTCGTTTCTGTCCAAACAGGTGTGATTTGCCATGGGTATTTTTTACTTTTCCACTCTTCGAAATTTTTATCAAACCGAAAACAAAACCCACCGGATTTTATGTAACAACAGTCGGTAAGCGCAAATACAGACTTAAACCCCACACCTTTATATCCAATCTTGTTTATGTCATGGCTTTTGGGATGAGGATTAATTTCGTCTATCTGATGCCCTATTCTTGATAATGCCCATACATCTCCGGCCAAAAAGGGAGCACCGTTATGTTGAAACAGTACATAATCCTTAAAAAAGTGAATTTCAACCTCAATATGATAACCGTTTTGTCCTTCTTGTGCAGAATCATCGGCATTTTGCAGGAGTTCATAAATAAATAGCAACTTGTTTTTGAAAGCATTATCTATAAAATACTGAATAGCATTAGCAGTAGTAACTGTATGTGGGCCATTGGGTTGCTGTCTGTCATTGAATATGTTTTCAACGATATCCTGAGGATTCATAGCTATTCGTTAAATAAAATGATAATTATTTTCTTAGAGAGCTGTTGCCTGCTTATATTAAACAGCAACTTCTTTGGTAGTAAATCCGATATTAACTTCATTGAAGCTTATTGGAATTAAAACAAAGTTACCTTATAAAGATGAATTATCTATAGAATATGAGAAAAAGTTTTCACTTTATTGAAATCTTTTTTTTTATCAATTTATATTCCGGCTTTCATTTTGTTTGCAAACGCAGGTGCTACAATCAAATAGTATCCTGATCCTTTAATAGATATTTGATTATGCTTAATGTTTTATAGGTTTTTGTTTTGATCATTTTTTTCAAAAAAATCACCCCTCCGGTAAACGCATCAATTGGCACGAATACCGAAGGGGTGTTAAAATATATACTGTTAGTATCCGGTAAGTTAACCCAGCCTTTCATAGATGGCAGCAATGCCCTGACCACCGCCAATACAAGCTGTAACCATGCCGAATTTACCGTTAGTGCGTTTGAGGTCGTGCATGAGTTGAATGGATAGTTTAGCACCGCTGCAACCAAGCGGATGTCCCAAAGCGATGGCACCTCCGTTGATATTGACAATATCGGGGTTTAGTCCAACTTTTCGTATTACGGCAACCGATTGAGCGGCAAAAGCTTCGTTGAGTTCTATCAGGCTGATATCCTGTAGGTTCATCCCTGCCATTTTCAGGGCTTTGGGTATGGCAGCTACCGGCCCTATTCCCATAATTCGGGGTTCAACTCCTACCGAAGTGCAGGTAACCATTCGGGCAATTGGGGTTAGTCCCAGTTCTTTGACCATTCTTTCCGACATGACCACTACAAAGGCAGCACCATCAGAAGTTTGAGAGGAATTGCCTGCCGTAACCGTTCCACCTGCAGCAAATACAGGTTTTAGAGAGGCCAGCCCTTCGGGAGTAGTATCTTTGCGTACACCTTCATCGGTATCAACCACATATTGCCGCTCGGCGCGTTTACCTTTTTCATTTACATATACCTCATTAACAGTTATAGGGCAGATACCGCTTTTAAAATAGCCGTTGTCAATAGCGGCAGCCGCTTTGCGGTGAGAATGGAAGGCAAATTCGTCTTGTGCTTCTCTGCTAATTCCATATTCTTTTGCTACTGCTTCGGCGGTCAATCCCATCCCAATATAGTAATCTGGGTGATCTTTGGCTACCTCGTAGTTGAGGGTGGTTCTCCAGCCTACGGTAGGCACTAACGACATCGATTCGGTTCCGCCGGCAATGATACAATCTGCCATGCCTGCCCGTATTTTAGCGGTAGCGATAGCTATTGTTTCTACTCCGCTGCCGCAATACCGGTTTACGGTTACGCCGGCAGTTGTTTTGGGCAGGGCACGCACGGCAATCATGCGTCCTACCTGCAACCCCTGTTCCGCTTCGGGTACTGCATTACCCACAATCAGGTCTTCGACCCTTACGGGGTCTAATTGTGGAACTGATTTCAACAATTGTCCAATTACATCTACTGCTAAATCGTCGGGGCGGACAAATCTAAAGCCTCCGCGTTTTGCTTTTGTTACAGCCGTGCGGAATCCGGCAACTATATATGCTTCTTGCATGGGTTATTTTGTTTTTTTTTGTGGTAAAAAAGACAGCGTAATGAGAGATTTATTGCAAGTCAAGCCAATTAAGCGACTGATCTTGCTGTTTCATTCGTTTGATAATTTCGGTCGTTATTTGCTCTTCACTGAAATCGGGGTTCAATGTTTTAATTCCTGCCCTCATAATATTCCAGTGATGTTCAATATAGGCTATGCCTAATGCAAAACGTTCAGCCGGCGTTTTTGATAAAAAAATCTGATATTGCAAATCGGCAACGTGTTGGGGAGTATCTTGCATATCCGTTAAAATTTAAGTTTTTACAATAATCCAAAAGTTTGAAGCCTTAATTTGCCAATCCAATGTTCAATATATTTGGTGTCTATATTGGGATAATGTAACAAGTTGTGAATATCGCCCATTTGTCTTTCGCTTTGAAGCTCTTGTATCCATTGCAGTTTGGAAATAACCAAATCCTCCGGACTAATTACGCTAATCGGAATGTTTTCAAAGATAATGGTTTTGCGGTTGTTAAATTTTTCTGTTTCATAAGGTTTGTTTTGCAGAATGATAAAATCAACTTTATACCCGCTTTGATGGTCAATCACATTAAACATACCGATACCTCTATGCGACAATTCTTTCTGGGCAGTATCAAGGTTTATATAAAAATCTGTTTCAAACAGTTTTAAAAACTCACCGACCTTTTGATAAGGTATTTCCACAACTATGTCAATATCAAAAGTGGAGCGAGGCAGTAAATAAATGTTTAGTGCTACACTTCCCGTAACCATGTACGGTATTTGATTTTGGTTAAACCAACTGCAAATATAATGTAACAACTGTGTGTACATGGGTTATTGCTTTGAATGAGATGCTGAGTTTATTCTGCTGTTTAGTTCCTCAGTGGTTTTCCTGTATTCAAGATACTTTGTACCCGTTCCAGAGATTTTCGCTCGGTCATCAGTTCAAGAAATGCTTGTCGTTCCAGGT
This is a stretch of genomic DNA from Sphingobacteriales bacterium. It encodes these proteins:
- a CDS encoding nucleotidyl transferase AbiEii/AbiGii toxin family protein, encoding MYTQLLHYICSWFNQNQIPYMVTGSVALNIYLLPRSTFDIDIVVEIPYQKVGEFLKLFETDFYINLDTAQKELSHRGIGMFNVIDHQSGYKVDFIILQNKPYETEKFNNRKTIIFENIPISVISPEDLVISKLQWIQELQSERQMGDIHNLLHYPNIDTKYIEHWIGKLRLQTFGLL
- a CDS encoding acetyl-CoA C-acyltransferase, with the translated sequence MQEAYIVAGFRTAVTKAKRGGFRFVRPDDLAVDVIGQLLKSVPQLDPVRVEDLIVGNAVPEAEQGLQVGRMIAVRALPKTTAGVTVNRYCGSGVETIAIATAKIRAGMADCIIAGGTESMSLVPTVGWRTTLNYEVAKDHPDYYIGMGLTAEAVAKEYGISREAQDEFAFHSHRKAAAAIDNGYFKSGICPITVNEVYVNEKGKRAERQYVVDTDEGVRKDTTPEGLASLKPVFAAGGTVTAGNSSQTSDGAAFVVVMSERMVKELGLTPIARMVTCTSVGVEPRIMGIGPVAAIPKALKMAGMNLQDISLIELNEAFAAQSVAVIRKVGLNPDIVNINGGAIALGHPLGCSGAKLSIQLMHDLKRTNGKFGMVTACIGGGQGIAAIYERLG
- a CDS encoding DUF3883 domain-containing protein; protein product: MNPQDIVENIFNDRQQPNGPHTVTTANAIQYFIDNAFKNKLLFIYELLQNADDSAQEGQNGYHIEVEIHFFKDYVLFQHNGAPFLAGDVWALSRIGHQIDEINPHPKSHDINKIGYKGVGFKSVFALTDCCYIKSGGFCFRFDKNFEEWKSKKYPWQITPVWTETKELPEEVLPYLAGNKTSIILKTNLVGSLQKINNEVLRERSLLFLRHIKSFSVFNRVDGRNERVVERNLNGKIVKMSIKTKIVNWNERNEYFLLENFTVKVPIEVSNSIQKIEDSICPPKLKKAKEITISLAAEMENEDNLKEHEIYVTRLLYAYLPTKAKLPFPFTVNAEFLLNTGRDALLTNLVWNAFIFAQLASCKLHWLKSIAGSDFAFKHQFLKIYRKAFEIETDHYGYRAPYNNSLSNVLKSVQFIPQEENETLLLVEDTLVDYTGFNKEFKTTKHAAKDKEMKVENAGIAVSQIWNIKLLEEIGAKGFKDSDIIALLREHKHIANTLENNIRLIDFLFKTKHEDHDFAGYLRQTPFLLDTNLILRQPNDVFFPANQDLLPNGITFNLHFLHPDINVHLENTPQLKEWVSLSLGVQYPSKRGMAKKIIDDELEYPENIDRDKAITFGRYFFSVRSGLDDRDKLQLRQLPVVTTSNDLAPAIKCYLSDKYQPVLSLQNLLGNDNRDFNFVSAEYIKEGDRVEDWKRFWLQIGVEQEMKLENIPSQVNTAEKCERQQLISNFPELEAYFQYLDNRPFYNREAVQTANQQGQHQIRNLFTVTLLNYTANNYVFTKLFWQLFFDRLWKEVLRRGRTLYFHNLNKSRNVGDEVPGYIQYFARTQKCLPGVNNTCLTSKELFSPKLAKVLSNASDFNVIDLENISTEQSQFLGIRTMLTFEECLTLLDHCSKQDKVDAALIIQIEQIYEYVNDHFANSEEAKLAANQWNGLLLADNNTFQEKDSLYYLNLPNSPLPNNRQLFLKESRLSSDHLSRVFNLLGITEISTASLSFHSTNETLNNELKSLIRSRLYLLKKYIQFKRGGELKDIEVHLLKKLNGTEFFTADTLQITYPNHPEIYQNTLNCFFEAKNNRFYYLEHWRQIENIYTITRQLCLLLETEDIETEFQIFLTSDEGSIVRWLRNMGIDVRNEVGYLGEQQAFKYLAENLKLQFPNASIVENDAEFQLRDNESRPLALLIWNNSVNESTFPYDLKLTLFDYTSPITEAIQFIEIKTTSDENKDIIYITLSEWEFMVKNKEQYILYRIYLDYSDNYRLLSIVEIVEPLQYIIQGKLLPIETVPLELISDKSDRKSPRVD
- a CDS encoding AAA family ATPase, which encodes MHYPEGAEALLIALQTPSPKGYLGIPVLIWGPPGVGKSSFLDGLAKPGFPVLTLIASIHDPTDFSGLPVFKDGKVHYAVPEWVREFGELGEGILFLDELTTAPPAVQAALLRVVLERRVGFHELPPNVRIVAAANPPDLMTGGWDLSPPLRNRFIHLYWDLPLAAFLDALESDYAQAVLPVIDLEKHAAVLPYWKLRTLAFLKTAPDMLRTSPETDKHAFASPRTWDYAISLMASCDLLDVAPKKGSQGKRVFYELMSGCLGASVALPLMEFLEKMRLPNPDEVLDKKEEVDVKILDDSELFVLFGSLNAAITRRYHSPVLLPSVKVYLSLTLDVFKNNRRDVIYPALFKAFRGGLLLKAIETAQKLGATELESLMTEIDAALKFDKEFEEYTNLLQK